In one Culex quinquefasciatus strain JHB chromosome 2, VPISU_Cqui_1.0_pri_paternal, whole genome shotgun sequence genomic region, the following are encoded:
- the LOC6037715 gene encoding charged multivesicular body protein 7: MSRKSVGPNAQPLFVLEESFYPDTWQNDSRMGVLLSEFRVRSINPENYDSKMKFWKEMIRNYCEHKGCGAVSIVELKRVFKRKGTIPYCLQTVFEEMLREGQLVGRGDFQRPVQDSWGGWAVDLLVKRPLGWGFGKVKEKIVGGGVDEGAEFVCMEVVKGQSVALEKLIQKENILNVLLSMEGLKDLVKDSGFTDDGLELVLHHMTCQQRVYTEKLPDEGHDHKRVLLKFAAPGAKAQPITDIERSIYNLEQTEQNLLKMIDKLEQDVSGALLLVKQNIAQGKKQVAKSNLKKKHLLEKNLEKKMNVLDNVQTMLSRIHDTQTDRNVIEAYKIGSNALKNAFANSGITLDTVDDTLAEMKEIMEQQDEMQTMISTPQTDIDDLELEQELSDLIDMKLAENHIAVQPVQPANDVTPVLPSVQQEPKTSPTVSAGPATMAQLNDFDKEIEKRLAALKMDAPSHDLSMLGGTSFAERPEDATTH, translated from the exons ATGTCCCGCAAATCCGTTGGGCCCAACGCCCAGCCGCTGTTCGTACTGGAGGAGTCCTTCTACCCAGACACTTGGCAAAACGACTCCCGGATGGGCGTGCTGCTGTCGGAGTTCCGCGTGCGCTCGATCAACCCGGAAAATTATGACTCGAAGATGAAATTCTGGAAGGAGATGATCCGGAATTACTGCGAGCACAAGGGCTGCGGCGCGGTTTCGATCGTGGAGCTAAAGCGGGTCTTCAAGCGCAAGGGGACGATTCCGTACTGCCTGCAGACCGTGTTCGAGGAGATGCTGCGCGAGGGTCAGCTGGTTGGGAGGGGCGACTTCCAACGGCCGGTGCAGGACAGTTGGGGTGGCTGGGCGGTGGACCTGCTGGTTAAGCGGCCGCTGGGCTGGGGGTTCGGGAAGGTTAAGGAGAAGATCGTTGGGGGTGGGGTGGACGAGGGGGCGGAGTTTGTGTGCATGGAGGTGGTCAAG GGTCAATCGGTTGCACTGGAGAAATTGATTCAAAAGGAAAACATATTAAACGTTCTCCTGTCGATGGAAGGGTTGAAGGATCTTGTCAAAGATTCGGGTTTCACGGATGATGGCTTGGAACTTGTTCTGCATCACATGACCTGCCAGCAACGTGTGTACACGGAGAAACTCCCCGACGAAGGTCACGATCACAAGCGAGTTCTTCTCAAGTTCGCTGCACCCGGAGCCAAAGCACAACCGATTACCGACATCGAGCGATCAATCTACAATCTGGagcaaaccgagcaaaatctgCTCAAGATGATCGACAAACTGGAGCAGGACGTTTCCGGCGCTTTGCTGCTGGTCAAGCAGAACATTGCCCAAGGAAAGAAACAGGTGGCCAAGTCAAACCTCAAGAAGAAGCACCTGCTCGAGAAGAACCTGGAGAAAAAGATGAACGTCCTGGACAATGTGCAGACGATGCTGTCGAGGATTCACGACACGCAGACCGATCGCAACGTGATCGAAGCATACAAGATTGGTTCGAACGCGCTCAAGAACGCCTTTGCCAACTCCGGTATCACGCTGGACACGGTCGATGACACGCTGGCCGAAATGAAGGAGATCATGGAGCAGCAGGACGAAATGCAGACGATGATCAGCACGCCGCAAACCGACATCGACGACCTGGAGCTGGAACAGGAGCTGTCCGACCTGATCGACATGAAGCTAGCGGAGAACCACATCGCCGTTCAACCAGTCCAACCAGCGAACGACGTCACGCCGGTCCTCCCGTCCGTCCAGCAAGAACCCAAAACAAGCCCCACGGTCAGTGCTGGTCCCGCAACGATGGCTCAGCTGAACGATTTTGACAAAGAGATCGAGAAACGGCTGGCGGCACTCAAGATGGACGCGCCGTCGCACGATCTGTCCATGCTGGGTGGAACTTCGTTTGCGGAACGCCCGGAGGATGCGACGACGCACTGA